A genomic stretch from Marinimicrobium sp. C6131 includes:
- the sdhD gene encoding succinate dehydrogenase, hydrophobic membrane anchor protein, with the protein MVTAVTNLGRSGLYDWLIQRVSAVIMAIYTVFIVAYMLITPELSFEQWQGLFGQLWMRVFTLMTLLSIVAHAWIGLWAVLTDYITERMMGGKALVLRLLAQVLLAVVAVTYTLWGVEIIWGF; encoded by the coding sequence ATGGTAACCGCGGTAACCAATCTCGGCCGCAGCGGCCTGTATGACTGGCTGATCCAGCGTGTGAGCGCGGTGATCATGGCCATCTACACCGTCTTTATTGTGGCTTACATGCTAATAACCCCCGAACTGAGTTTTGAGCAGTGGCAGGGCCTGTTTGGCCAGCTGTGGATGCGGGTGTTCACCCTCATGACCCTGCTGTCCATCGTGGCTCACGCCTGGATCGGCCTGTGGGCGGTCCTGACGGACTACATCACCGAGCGGATGATGGGCGGAAAAGCCCTGGTGTTGCGTCTGCTGGCTCAAGTACTGCTGGCGGTAGTCGCCGTGACTTACACCCTCTGGGGTGTCGAAATTATCTGGGGGTTTTAA
- a CDS encoding carboxy terminal-processing peptidase, whose translation MLNVPKFLRSSLAISALLFSAPLVWAAALAPLEITDQHRQVTASVVQQLSEHHYRDQSLNDDMSSEYLDNYLKTLDPTKSYFFKADIDGFNRHRDRFDDWLAKGNLNEAFEIFDIYRQRLTTRLESVIERLESDEIQYDFTTDDELVVDWEHAEWPQDKKTADELWHRRVKASLLDLVLAGKDLEESKELLRKRYENQLRRVRQQDNDDAFEVVINSLTTLYDPHTNYLSPRTLENFNINMSLSLEGIGAVLQTEDEHTKVMRLVPAGPADKQGELRPADRIVAVGQGEEGEMTDVVGWRLDEVVEQIRGKKDTVVRLEVLPAKAPTDSATKIITITRDKVKLEEQAAKHDVFEVMNGRDRYKIGVIRVPTFYMDFEAYRKRDPNFKSTTRDVHRILQELEKENVDGIVLDLRGNGGGSLQEATTLTDLFIDRGPVVQIRQTNELISRNYQSHSRAAYRGPLVVLIDRLSASASEIFAGAIQDYGRGIIVGTQSFGKGSVQSLVPVDAGQLKLTESKFYRVSGESTQHRGVIPDMTLPSLVNIDDVGESTYDNALPWDKIHAVPHSRYFDIQALLPHLNPLHEQRVKKNPDFIYLREQMALTEKNKDRTVVSLNEKQRRNEQESLEKALLQLENERRKAKGLSLYESYEDIDRVASGDEEEASDGANTEEAANDDEEGDLVSFTALSHSEINPDKDPFLNEAGHILVDFIEQLESMNEQDRDRVANW comes from the coding sequence ATGCTCAACGTCCCGAAGTTCCTGCGCAGCAGTCTCGCCATCTCGGCCCTGTTGTTCAGCGCCCCACTGGTCTGGGCTGCCGCCCTGGCCCCCCTGGAAATCACGGATCAACACCGCCAGGTCACGGCGAGCGTGGTCCAGCAACTGAGCGAGCACCACTACCGGGACCAGTCCCTCAATGACGACATGTCGTCCGAGTATCTGGACAATTACCTGAAAACGCTGGACCCCACCAAGAGCTATTTTTTCAAAGCCGATATCGACGGGTTCAATCGTCATCGGGACAGATTTGACGACTGGCTCGCCAAAGGCAACCTCAACGAGGCCTTTGAAATCTTCGACATCTACCGGCAGCGTCTGACGACACGCCTGGAGTCCGTGATTGAACGACTGGAAAGCGACGAGATTCAATACGACTTCACGACCGACGATGAGCTCGTGGTGGATTGGGAGCACGCCGAGTGGCCCCAGGACAAGAAAACCGCCGACGAACTCTGGCACCGTCGGGTCAAAGCCAGTCTGCTGGATCTGGTGCTCGCCGGTAAAGATCTCGAAGAAAGCAAGGAGCTGCTGCGCAAACGCTATGAGAATCAGCTTCGCCGGGTTCGCCAACAGGACAACGACGATGCATTCGAAGTCGTGATCAACAGCCTGACCACGCTGTACGATCCGCACACCAACTACCTGTCGCCGAGAACACTGGAAAACTTCAATATCAACATGTCTCTGTCACTGGAGGGTATTGGTGCCGTACTCCAGACAGAGGACGAGCACACCAAAGTCATGCGTCTGGTTCCCGCCGGCCCGGCAGACAAGCAGGGCGAGCTGCGTCCGGCTGACCGCATCGTCGCCGTCGGTCAGGGCGAGGAAGGCGAAATGACCGACGTGGTCGGCTGGCGCCTCGACGAAGTGGTCGAACAGATTCGCGGCAAAAAAGACACCGTCGTCCGTCTGGAGGTATTGCCTGCCAAGGCCCCCACCGACAGTGCCACCAAAATCATCACCATCACCCGGGACAAGGTCAAGCTTGAGGAACAAGCCGCCAAGCACGACGTATTCGAGGTGATGAATGGGCGCGACCGCTACAAAATTGGCGTCATTCGCGTGCCCACCTTCTACATGGACTTCGAGGCTTATCGCAAGCGCGACCCCAACTTCAAGAGCACCACCCGGGACGTCCACCGCATTCTGCAGGAACTGGAAAAAGAGAATGTAGACGGTATTGTGCTCGACTTGCGAGGCAACGGCGGCGGCTCCCTGCAGGAAGCCACCACCCTGACCGACCTGTTCATTGATCGCGGACCCGTGGTTCAGATCCGCCAGACCAATGAGCTGATCTCGCGCAATTATCAGTCACATTCGCGAGCGGCTTATCGCGGTCCGCTGGTGGTTCTGATTGATCGCCTGAGCGCCTCGGCCTCGGAAATTTTTGCCGGCGCCATTCAGGATTACGGACGAGGCATTATTGTCGGCACCCAGAGCTTCGGCAAAGGGTCTGTGCAGTCTCTGGTGCCGGTCGATGCCGGGCAGCTCAAACTGACAGAATCCAAGTTCTACCGCGTATCGGGCGAGAGCACACAGCACCGCGGGGTAATTCCCGACATGACACTACCCAGCCTGGTCAACATTGACGATGTCGGTGAAAGCACCTACGACAATGCCCTGCCCTGGGACAAAATACACGCAGTCCCACACTCCCGCTACTTTGATATTCAGGCGCTTTTGCCGCACCTGAACCCCTTGCATGAGCAGCGCGTGAAAAAGAATCCCGACTTTATTTACCTGCGCGAGCAGATGGCGCTGACGGAAAAGAACAAGGACCGCACGGTCGTCTCCCTGAATGAAAAACAGCGACGGAACGAGCAGGAATCCCTGGAAAAGGCCTTATTGCAGCTCGAGAATGAGCGTCGCAAAGCCAAGGGACTGTCACTGTATGAAAGTTACGAAGACATCGACCGGGTGGCCAGCGGCGACGAGGAGGAGGCCAGCGATGGCGCCAATACCGAAGAAGCGGCCAACGATGACGAAGAAGGTGATCTGGTCAGTTTCACCGCCCTCTCGCACAGTGAAATCAATCCAGACAAAGACCCCTTTCTCAACGAAGCCGGGCACATTCTGGTGGATTTCATTGAGCAACTTGAATCCATGAATGAACAGGATCGGGATCGCGTCGCCAACTGGTGA
- the xthA gene encoding exodeoxyribonuclease III translates to MNAVSFNVNSIRTRFHQLQAVIDKHQPDFIGLQETKVTDDQFPEQEIRDMGYHVEFYGQKTHYGVALLSRLPFKQVIKGFPGDLEESQRRFIGGVFDSPLGGEITVLNGYFPQGENRDHPVKFPNKRKFYQDLMTYLNEHCDPSKPLLVMGDMNISHTDRDIGIGEQNRKRWLREGKCSFLPEEREWLDTLLNWGLKDTFRQHNPDEERTFSWFDYRSKGFDADPKRGLRIDLILATDPLLKRCTETGIDYDIRGMERPSDHCPIWANFQ, encoded by the coding sequence ATGAACGCCGTTTCCTTCAACGTAAACAGTATCCGTACCCGCTTTCATCAATTGCAGGCCGTCATCGACAAACACCAACCGGACTTCATTGGCCTGCAGGAAACCAAGGTCACCGACGACCAGTTTCCCGAACAGGAAATACGGGATATGGGGTACCATGTGGAGTTCTACGGTCAGAAAACCCATTACGGCGTTGCACTATTGTCCCGCCTTCCCTTCAAGCAGGTGATCAAGGGTTTCCCCGGTGATCTGGAGGAGTCTCAACGACGTTTTATCGGCGGTGTATTCGACTCTCCCCTGGGGGGTGAGATTACCGTGCTTAACGGCTATTTCCCTCAGGGCGAAAACCGTGACCACCCGGTGAAGTTTCCCAATAAGCGTAAATTTTACCAGGACCTGATGACCTACCTGAACGAACACTGTGACCCCTCCAAGCCGCTGTTGGTGATGGGAGATATGAACATCTCTCACACCGATCGGGATATTGGTATTGGCGAACAGAATCGCAAGCGCTGGCTGCGCGAGGGAAAATGCAGCTTCTTGCCGGAGGAACGGGAGTGGTTGGATACCCTTCTGAACTGGGGGCTTAAGGACACCTTTCGCCAACACAATCCCGACGAAGAGCGCACCTTCAGCTGGTTTGATTATCGGAGCAAAGGCTTTGATGCAGACCCCAAGCGCGGCCTGAGAATTGATCTGATTCTGGCGACCGATCCGTTACTCAAGCGATGCACCGAGACGGGCATTGACTACGACATCCGGGGCATGGAGCGTCCCTCGGATCACTGTCCGATATGGGCAAACTTTCAGTGA
- a CDS encoding 2-oxoglutarate dehydrogenase E1 component translates to MQDSIMEQFWRTSHISGGNAAYVEALYDTYLHDPNAVPDEWRTYFEQLPRVNGVVTQDVPHSVIREQFQRLAKTRSATASATAAGSVSLEHERKQVKVLQLISSYRFRGHQKAQLDPLSLMDRERVPDLELGFHGLTDADLDTVFNTGNLFIGREEAPLKDIVDALEQTYCGHVGPEIMHITNLAEKQWLQQRLESVRSKPDFSDEQRLAVLDRLVAAEGLERHLDSKYPGTKRFGLEGGESFIPLVDAIVNRAGGYGAKEIVLGMAHRGRLNTLVNIFGKSPSELFGEFEGTKRLVDTSGDVKYHQGFSSNIMTPGGELHMAMAFNPSHLEIVSPVVEGSVRARQDRRDDPIGAKVLPIVVHGDAAFAGQGVVMETFQMSQTRAYATGGTVHLVINNQVGFTTSKREDMRSTEYCTDVAKMVEAPIFHVNGDDPDAVLFAAQLAADYRYEFKKDVVIDLVCYRRRGHNEADDPSATQPLMYQLIRKHKTTRALYADKLISAGVVTAEKVDEMMNNYRAALDRGESVANGLVTEPDRSLFVDWTPYIGHDWNTPGDTSFDLKRLQELGHKMCEIPDGVVVHKQVGKIYDDRRKMAGGALPINWGMAETLAYATLLDQGYGVRLTGQDVGRGTFSHRHAVVHSQKDGSTYIPLRHLKEDQPALDLYDSFLSEEAVLAFEYGYATTTPNGLIIWEAQFGDFANGAQVVIDQFITSGEHKWGRLCGLTMLLPHGYEGQGPEHSSARLERFMQLCAEHNIQVCIPTTPAQVFHMLRRQVIRPMRRPLVVMSPKWILRHKLATSSLEDLANGYFHNVITEEQVDPAKAKRVVLCSGKVYYHLLEERMEREQDDVALIRLEQLYPFPEEELKEALAPFKNLKDIVWCQEEPMNQGAWYSSQHHMRRVVNDHNPDLYLSYVGRDPSAAPAAGYASVHLEEQKRFINEALSV, encoded by the coding sequence ATGCAAGACAGCATCATGGAGCAATTTTGGCGCACGTCCCATATCTCCGGAGGGAATGCCGCCTACGTCGAAGCGCTCTACGACACATATCTACACGATCCCAACGCGGTTCCCGACGAGTGGCGCACTTATTTTGAGCAGTTGCCCCGGGTCAATGGGGTGGTCACCCAGGACGTTCCGCACTCCGTTATTCGCGAGCAGTTTCAGCGTCTCGCCAAAACCCGCTCAGCGACCGCTTCGGCCACTGCGGCGGGCTCAGTCAGCCTCGAGCATGAGCGCAAGCAGGTCAAAGTTCTTCAACTGATCAGCTCCTACCGCTTCCGCGGCCACCAGAAAGCCCAACTCGACCCCCTCAGCCTGATGGACCGTGAACGGGTCCCCGACCTGGAGCTGGGGTTTCACGGTCTGACCGATGCTGATCTGGATACCGTTTTCAATACCGGCAACCTGTTCATCGGCCGGGAAGAGGCTCCGCTCAAGGACATCGTCGACGCTCTGGAACAGACCTACTGCGGGCACGTCGGCCCGGAAATCATGCACATCACCAACCTGGCGGAGAAGCAGTGGCTTCAACAGCGTCTGGAGAGTGTGCGTTCCAAGCCCGATTTCAGTGATGAGCAACGCCTGGCGGTGCTGGATCGTCTGGTGGCCGCCGAAGGGCTGGAGCGGCACCTTGATAGCAAATACCCCGGGACCAAGCGTTTTGGTCTGGAGGGGGGAGAGAGCTTCATCCCGTTGGTGGATGCCATCGTCAACCGCGCGGGCGGTTATGGCGCGAAAGAAATTGTACTGGGTATGGCCCACCGGGGCCGTCTGAACACCCTGGTCAACATCTTCGGTAAAAGTCCTTCCGAGCTGTTTGGTGAGTTCGAGGGTACCAAGCGTCTGGTGGATACCTCGGGTGATGTCAAATATCACCAGGGGTTCTCCTCCAACATCATGACGCCCGGCGGCGAGTTGCACATGGCCATGGCCTTCAACCCGTCGCACCTGGAAATCGTTTCTCCGGTGGTTGAAGGGTCGGTACGGGCCCGTCAGGACCGCCGTGATGACCCGATCGGTGCCAAAGTGCTACCGATTGTGGTGCACGGGGATGCGGCATTTGCCGGTCAGGGCGTGGTCATGGAAACTTTCCAGATGTCCCAGACCCGCGCCTATGCCACGGGCGGTACCGTGCATCTGGTGATCAATAACCAGGTTGGTTTTACCACCAGCAAGCGCGAGGACATGCGTTCGACCGAATACTGCACCGATGTCGCCAAGATGGTGGAAGCGCCGATCTTTCACGTCAATGGTGATGACCCGGATGCGGTGTTGTTTGCGGCGCAGTTGGCGGCGGATTACCGCTATGAGTTCAAGAAAGACGTGGTGATCGACCTGGTGTGCTACCGCCGTCGCGGCCACAATGAGGCCGATGATCCCTCTGCGACACAACCGTTGATGTATCAGCTGATCCGCAAGCACAAAACCACCCGGGCCCTCTATGCTGACAAGCTGATTTCGGCCGGAGTGGTGACGGCGGAAAAAGTCGACGAGATGATGAACAACTACCGCGCCGCCCTGGATCGCGGTGAAAGTGTGGCCAACGGCCTGGTCACTGAGCCGGACCGCTCACTGTTTGTCGACTGGACGCCCTACATCGGCCACGACTGGAATACGCCGGGCGATACCAGCTTCGACCTGAAACGTCTGCAGGAACTCGGTCACAAGATGTGCGAGATTCCCGACGGCGTGGTGGTGCACAAGCAGGTCGGCAAGATTTACGACGACCGTCGCAAGATGGCCGGTGGCGCTCTGCCCATCAACTGGGGTATGGCGGAAACGCTCGCCTACGCAACGCTGCTGGATCAGGGCTACGGCGTCCGCCTGACCGGTCAGGATGTCGGGCGAGGCACCTTCTCACACCGTCACGCAGTAGTGCACAGTCAGAAAGACGGTTCCACCTATATCCCGCTGCGTCACCTCAAAGAGGATCAGCCAGCGCTGGATCTGTATGACTCCTTCCTGTCTGAAGAAGCGGTGCTGGCGTTCGAGTATGGCTATGCCACCACCACCCCGAACGGCCTGATCATCTGGGAAGCCCAGTTTGGCGATTTTGCCAACGGCGCGCAGGTGGTCATCGATCAGTTCATCACCAGTGGTGAGCACAAGTGGGGCCGCCTGTGTGGCCTGACCATGCTGTTGCCTCACGGCTACGAAGGGCAGGGCCCGGAGCACTCCTCCGCGCGTCTGGAGCGCTTTATGCAGCTGTGTGCCGAGCACAATATACAGGTCTGCATTCCGACCACCCCGGCTCAGGTGTTCCACATGCTGCGTCGTCAGGTGATCCGCCCGATGCGTCGCCCCCTGGTGGTCATGAGTCCGAAATGGATTCTGCGTCACAAGCTGGCGACCTCCAGCCTGGAAGATCTGGCCAATGGTTACTTTCATAACGTGATCACCGAAGAGCAGGTGGACCCGGCGAAAGCCAAACGGGTGGTGCTCTGCTCCGGTAAGGTCTACTACCATTTGCTTGAAGAGCGTATGGAGCGTGAACAGGATGATGTCGCGCTGATTCGGCTGGAACAGCTTTACCCCTTCCCGGAAGAAGAGTTGAAAGAAGCGCTGGCGCCTTTCAAGAACTTGAAGGATATCGTCTGGTGCCAGGAAGAGCCCATGAACCAGGGCGCCTGGTACAGCAGCCAGCACCACATGCGGCGTGTGGTGAATGATCACAACCCGGACCTCTATCTCAGCTATGTGGGGCGCGACCCATCAGCGGCACCGGCCGCGGGTTATGCCTCCGTGCATCTGGAAGAGCAGAAGCGTTTCATCAATGAGGCTCTGAGCGTTTGA
- the sdhC gene encoding succinate dehydrogenase, cytochrome b556 subunit codes for MKNQRPVNLDISTIKLPITAIVSILHRISGVFLFAGVAVLLWLLDGSLASEEQFVALQETLTQPVWQFIVWAVVAALAYHMAMGVRHLFMDCGIGESLKGGRLGAKLALAVAVVLIVLAGVWIW; via the coding sequence GTGAAAAACCAAAGACCTGTCAATCTCGATATCTCCACCATCAAACTTCCGATTACCGCAATTGTTTCCATTCTTCACCGTATCTCCGGTGTATTCCTTTTTGCCGGAGTGGCCGTACTGCTCTGGTTGCTCGATGGCAGCCTTGCCTCTGAAGAGCAGTTTGTGGCTCTGCAGGAGACGCTGACCCAACCGGTCTGGCAATTCATTGTCTGGGCGGTGGTCGCCGCGCTTGCCTATCACATGGCGATGGGGGTCCGGCACCTGTTTATGGATTGTGGCATTGGTGAAAGCCTGAAAGGTGGTCGCCTGGGTGCGAAGCTCGCACTGGCGGTGGCCGTTGTACTGATTGTTCTGGCAGGAGTCTGGATATGGTAA
- the sdhA gene encoding succinate dehydrogenase flavoprotein subunit yields the protein MRTISFDGIVVGGGGAGMRAALQLASSGYKTAVITKVFPTRSHTVSAQGGITCAIASADPNDDWRWHMYDTVKGSDYIGDQDAIEYMCSVGPEAVFELEHMGLPFSRTEEGRIYQRPFGGQSKDFGRGGQAARTCAAADRTGHALLHTLYQGNIKSNTVFMNEWYAVDLVKNADNAVVGVIAINIEDGETVFVRSKATVLATGGAGRIYASTTNAHINTGDGIGMALRAGFPVQDMEMWQFHPTGIHGAGTLVTEGCRGEGGYLINKDGERFMERYAPNAKDLAGRDVVARSMVMEILEGRGCGPNGDHVLLKLDHLGEEVLESRLPGICELSRTFAHVDPVKEPIPVVPTCHYMMGGIPTNVNGQALTVDADGKDVPIEGLFACGEAACVSVHGANRLGGNSLLDLVVFGRAAGKHIEKVLREGAEQQAPRESDIEASLARLNRLNSSTGGESSAVLRKELQEVMQNHFGVFRKGDFMAEGIKKLAALRERIENVSIDDKSDAFNTARIEALELQNLLEVAEATAIAANERTESRGAHAREDFQERDDKNWLCHSMYYPVDKRVGKRGVNFAPRTMDAFEPKARVY from the coding sequence ATGCGCACGATTTCCTTTGACGGCATCGTCGTCGGTGGTGGCGGCGCGGGCATGCGCGCGGCCCTTCAGTTGGCCAGCTCCGGTTACAAAACCGCGGTGATCACCAAAGTATTCCCGACCCGCTCGCATACCGTGTCCGCCCAGGGCGGCATCACCTGCGCCATTGCCAGTGCCGACCCCAACGATGATTGGCGTTGGCATATGTATGACACGGTAAAGGGCTCGGATTACATCGGTGATCAGGACGCCATCGAGTATATGTGCTCCGTGGGTCCCGAAGCCGTGTTCGAGCTTGAGCACATGGGATTGCCGTTCTCCCGTACCGAAGAGGGGCGCATTTATCAGCGTCCGTTTGGTGGTCAATCCAAGGATTTTGGCCGTGGCGGCCAGGCGGCGCGCACCTGCGCGGCGGCGGATCGCACGGGGCACGCGCTGCTGCACACCCTGTATCAGGGCAATATCAAGAGCAACACGGTATTCATGAATGAATGGTATGCCGTGGATCTGGTTAAGAACGCCGATAACGCTGTGGTGGGCGTGATCGCTATCAACATTGAAGACGGCGAGACGGTTTTTGTCCGCTCCAAGGCCACAGTGTTGGCAACCGGCGGTGCCGGTCGTATTTACGCTTCCACCACCAACGCGCACATCAATACCGGCGATGGTATTGGCATGGCGCTGCGCGCCGGTTTCCCGGTCCAGGATATGGAAATGTGGCAGTTCCACCCCACCGGTATTCACGGCGCGGGCACCCTGGTGACCGAAGGTTGCCGAGGTGAGGGCGGCTACCTCATCAATAAGGACGGCGAGCGCTTTATGGAGCGTTATGCGCCCAACGCCAAAGACCTCGCTGGCCGCGACGTGGTCGCACGCTCCATGGTCATGGAGATTCTGGAGGGCCGCGGTTGTGGCCCCAATGGCGATCACGTACTGCTCAAGCTCGATCACCTGGGCGAAGAAGTGCTGGAAAGCCGTCTGCCCGGTATCTGCGAGCTCTCCCGTACCTTTGCCCATGTGGATCCGGTCAAAGAGCCGATCCCGGTGGTCCCCACCTGCCACTATATGATGGGTGGTATTCCGACCAACGTGAACGGTCAGGCCCTGACGGTGGACGCGGATGGCAAGGACGTTCCGATTGAAGGTCTGTTCGCCTGCGGTGAGGCGGCCTGTGTGTCGGTACACGGTGCCAACCGCCTGGGCGGTAACTCGCTGCTGGACCTGGTGGTGTTTGGCCGGGCGGCCGGCAAGCACATTGAGAAGGTGCTGCGTGAAGGCGCCGAGCAGCAGGCGCCGCGCGAGAGCGATATTGAAGCGTCGCTGGCCCGCCTGAATCGACTGAACAGCTCTACTGGTGGTGAAAGCAGCGCAGTACTGCGCAAAGAGCTGCAGGAAGTGATGCAGAATCACTTCGGCGTGTTCCGCAAGGGCGATTTCATGGCCGAGGGCATCAAAAAGCTGGCCGCTCTGCGAGAGCGCATTGAAAACGTGTCCATTGACGACAAGAGCGATGCGTTCAACACGGCCCGGATTGAAGCTCTGGAATTGCAGAACCTGCTGGAAGTGGCTGAGGCGACTGCCATCGCCGCCAACGAGCGCACCGAGTCCCGCGGCGCTCATGCCCGCGAGGACTTCCAGGAGCGCGACGACAAAAACTGGCTGTGCCACTCCATGTACTATCCGGTTGACAAGCGGGTGGGTAAGCGCGGTGTGAACTTTGCCCCGCGCACCATGGACGCGTTCGAACCGAAAGCACGTGTTTATTAA
- a CDS encoding succinate dehydrogenase iron-sulfur subunit produces the protein MLKVEVYRYNPETDKAPYMKSYEVDTQGKDLMVLDVLGMLKEQDESLAYRRSCREGVCGSDGMNINGVNGLACITPLSQAVKNNKLVVRPLPGLPVIRDLVIDMTQFYDQYKKIEPYLQNDTPAPAIERLQSPEDRAKLDGLYECILCACCSTSCPSFWWNPDKFIGPAGLLQAYRFLADSRDLATEKRLSNLDDPFSVFRCHGIQNCVSVCPKGLNPTRAIGHIRTMLLQSAT, from the coding sequence ATGTTGAAAGTTGAAGTCTATCGCTACAACCCCGAGACCGACAAAGCGCCTTACATGAAGTCCTATGAAGTGGACACGCAGGGTAAGGATCTGATGGTGCTCGACGTGCTGGGCATGCTCAAGGAACAGGACGAGTCCCTGGCTTACCGCCGCTCCTGCCGCGAGGGGGTTTGTGGCTCGGATGGCATGAATATCAACGGGGTCAATGGTCTGGCCTGCATTACGCCGCTGTCTCAGGCGGTAAAGAACAACAAGTTGGTGGTTCGGCCACTGCCGGGGCTGCCGGTGATTCGTGACCTGGTCATCGATATGACCCAGTTCTACGATCAGTACAAGAAAATCGAGCCCTATTTGCAGAATGATACCCCCGCTCCGGCGATCGAGCGGTTACAATCTCCCGAAGATCGTGCCAAGCTGGACGGCCTGTACGAGTGCATTCTGTGTGCCTGCTGCTCGACCAGTTGCCCGTCGTTCTGGTGGAATCCGGACAAGTTTATCGGTCCGGCGGGTCTGCTCCAGGCCTATCGATTCCTGGCGGACAGTCGTGACCTGGCGACCGAGAAGCGTTTATCGAATCTGGATGACCCCTTCAGCGTATTCCGCTGTCACGGCATTCAGAACTGCGTGTCCGTGTGCCCCAAAGGGTTGAATCCGACCCGGGCCATCGGTCATATTCGCACCATGCTGCTGCAGAGTGCGACCTGA
- a CDS encoding citrate synthase, with translation MTDRKARLTVDGLDAPIDLPVYPSTAGPDVIDVSGLTKKGFFTYDPGFMSTAPCESKITFIDGAKGVLLHRGYPIDQLAEHSDYLETCYLLLNGELPSNEQKATFAEEVKKHSKVDDSVARIIRGFNRNAHPMAIMGSAVNALAAVYHDETDITSEESRRITAYRLIGQMPTLAAMAHKHRQGEEFIAPDADLAYAENYLNMTFGTAGQGPKVNQVLAKAMDRIFLLHADHEQNASTSTVRLSGSSGTNPFAAIAAGIATLWGPAHGGANEAVLNMLEEIGSVDNIDTYVAKAKDKNDPFRLMGFGHRVYKNFDPRAKVMKQAADEVLSELGLENDPLLAIAKRLEKIALEDEYFIQKKLYPNVDFYSGIIMKAIGIPTEAFTVIFATGRAVGWYAHWQEMVSAPYKIGRPRQLYTGYSKRDYPA, from the coding sequence ATGACTGACAGAAAAGCACGGTTAACGGTCGACGGCCTGGATGCGCCCATTGATCTGCCTGTTTACCCGAGCACTGCCGGCCCTGACGTGATTGATGTCTCCGGCCTGACCAAGAAGGGTTTTTTCACCTACGACCCGGGGTTTATGTCCACCGCCCCCTGCGAGTCCAAAATCACCTTCATTGATGGTGCCAAAGGGGTGCTTCTGCACCGCGGCTACCCCATCGATCAACTGGCTGAGCACTCCGACTACCTGGAGACCTGCTACCTCCTGCTGAATGGCGAGCTTCCCTCAAATGAGCAGAAGGCAACCTTCGCCGAGGAAGTCAAAAAGCACTCCAAAGTCGATGACTCGGTGGCCAGAATCATCCGTGGTTTCAACCGGAACGCCCACCCCATGGCCATCATGGGCAGCGCGGTCAACGCCCTCGCAGCGGTTTATCATGATGAGACCGACATCACCAGCGAAGAGAGTCGCCGCATCACCGCTTACCGCCTGATCGGACAGATGCCGACCCTGGCCGCCATGGCCCACAAGCACCGCCAGGGAGAGGAATTCATTGCGCCCGATGCCGATCTCGCCTACGCTGAAAACTACCTGAACATGACCTTCGGTACCGCCGGACAAGGCCCGAAGGTCAACCAGGTGCTGGCCAAGGCCATGGACCGGATCTTCCTGCTCCATGCGGACCACGAGCAGAACGCTTCCACCTCCACCGTTCGCCTGTCCGGCTCCTCTGGCACCAACCCCTTTGCCGCGATCGCGGCCGGCATTGCCACCCTGTGGGGACCCGCCCACGGCGGTGCCAATGAGGCCGTGCTCAACATGCTTGAGGAAATTGGTAGCGTCGACAATATCGATACCTACGTGGCCAAGGCCAAAGACAAAAATGATCCCTTCCGCCTGATGGGCTTCGGTCACCGGGTCTACAAGAACTTTGATCCACGCGCCAAAGTGATGAAGCAGGCCGCTGACGAAGTACTCTCGGAGCTGGGCCTGGAAAACGACCCACTGCTGGCGATCGCCAAGCGTCTGGAGAAAATTGCACTGGAAGACGAGTACTTCATCCAGAAGAAGCTCTACCCCAACGTGGACTTTTACTCCGGCATCATCATGAAAGCCATTGGCATTCCCACCGAAGCGTTCACAGTGATTTTTGCCACTGGCCGCGCCGTCGGCTGGTATGCCCACTGGCAGGAAATGGTCAGCGCCCCCTACAAGATCGGTCGCCCACGCCAGTTGTATACCGGCTACAGCAAGCGGGATTATCCCGCCTGA